A genomic stretch from Microplitis mediator isolate UGA2020A chromosome 10, iyMicMedi2.1, whole genome shotgun sequence includes:
- the LOC130675516 gene encoding N-acetylneuraminate lyase-like — translation MPRLPYTYRGFIAPVFTPFNYRNSTLNLPIIPKYAKYLAENGVNGVLVNGTTGEGVSMSVSERKQVAEAWANAVKITKQHLMIQVGGAPFPDVVELAKHAEGLKVDSILCLPELYFKPTGIKNLMNYLKNVGEAAPNTPLLYYHIPMLTDVNIHMGQFLNSIGDAIPSFVGIKFTSTNLEEGAQAVRANSKQFVVFLGTNLLISAGSSVGMDSFIPTSINMFPGHTIKIADASKQGDGFKATELQEKLSQAVIAISKHGNWVTTMKAAMTLLNTIDLGPVRLPNEPISPESIEIMKKELKSLGFHLNERTN, via the exons atgcca CGCTTACCATACACCTACCGAGGTTTCATCGCTCCAGTTTTTACACCTTTCAACTACAg AAATTCAACTTTAAACTTACCAATTATCCCGAAATACGCTAAGTATTTGGCTGAAAATGGAGTGAATGGCGTTTtgg TCAATGGGACGACTGGAGAAGGAGTATCTATGTCAGTGTCAGAACGTAAACAAGTTGCAGAAGCATGGGCAAATGccgtaaaaataacaaaacaacATCTGATGATCCAAGTTGGCGGAGCACCTTTTCCTGACGTTGTTGAACTT gcTAAACATGCAGAAGGATTAAAAGTGGATTCTATCCTATGTCTACCAGAATTATACTTTAAACCTACAGGAATCAAGAATTTGATGAACTATCTGAAGAATGTTGGAGAAGCTGCGCCTAATACTCCTCTGTTGTATTATCATATTCCGATGCTCACTGATGTCAACA TTCACATGGGACAGTTCTTAAATTCAATTGGAGATGCAATTCCATCTTTCGTTGGGATAAAATTCACTAGTACAAATCTTGAAGAAGGAGCTCAAGCAGTGCGAGCCAATTCGAAACAATTTGTTGTCTTTTTAGGAACTAACTTg TTGATATCAGCTGGATCTTCAGTAGGAATGGATTCATTTATTCCAACAAGCATCAACATGTTTCCGGGACATACAATTAAAATTGCTGATGCATCAAAACAAGGTGACGGCTTCAAAGCCACTGAAttgcaagaaaaattatcgCAAGCTGTTATTGCAATATCTAAACATG GTAATTGGGTGACCACAATGAAAGCAGCAATGACGTTATTAAACACGATTGATTTAGGTCCAGTTCGGCTTCCAAATGAACCAATTTCTCCAGAAAGTATTGAAATTATGAAGAAGGAACTAAAATCATTAggatttcatttaaatgaaAGGACGAATTAA